One stretch of Paenibacillus sp. AN1007 DNA includes these proteins:
- a CDS encoding MFS transporter, whose product MKASRPIGIFDRQYRTMTIGIMLVLTTSAFEGLAITTIAAKIAQEMQGIHLYGWIFSAFLLSQLVGTLVMGQQVDQRGIFNSILVSITVFVLGTVTAAASVNMYMLIGGRVFQGFGAGALITCVYTCVTLYYPDSLRTQILAAFSMAFVLPSLIGPYAAGLIASYQSWRFVFWMVIPLIALALLLTYQSFRDLQRNQQVTEGRRAVDSKIGKAILLSIGTGMLLTGLGMMTKWEGIALAIGGLGIMIPLMQQLLPRGTFQVKSGLPAALVTRGLYVACYFATESFVILGLTEIKGMAAAIAGLLVAAGSLSWSGAAWLQARLDAKDRGTGRKQRVMLGIGIMIGGVILVMLALFLPGTGITLILISQIIIGFGVGLANPTTAVIALQYAESGHEGKMSANLQFVDSFYVALSIGVSGALVALAETMGWGISTGILMVLTLQLLLVVFSFLSSLRISVLIREEYQAAGQQIDTLPM is encoded by the coding sequence ATGAAAGCAAGCAGGCCGATCGGCATTTTTGACAGACAGTACAGGACCATGACCATTGGCATAATGTTGGTACTGACAACTTCAGCATTTGAAGGGCTGGCGATTACGACCATTGCCGCGAAAATAGCTCAAGAGATGCAGGGAATTCATTTATACGGCTGGATTTTCAGTGCATTTTTGTTATCTCAGCTTGTAGGGACACTGGTTATGGGCCAGCAAGTAGATCAGCGGGGCATATTCAACTCCATACTTGTATCGATTACGGTTTTTGTGCTCGGAACCGTCACTGCAGCAGCTTCCGTGAATATGTACATGCTCATTGGAGGAAGAGTCTTTCAAGGATTTGGTGCCGGAGCTTTAATTACATGTGTCTACACCTGTGTAACGTTATATTATCCCGACTCTCTGAGAACTCAGATTTTGGCCGCTTTCTCAATGGCTTTTGTGCTGCCTTCGTTAATCGGACCCTATGCTGCGGGACTCATTGCTTCTTACCAATCCTGGCGATTTGTTTTTTGGATGGTTATTCCTTTAATCGCACTGGCTCTGCTTCTTACATATCAATCGTTTCGTGATTTACAGCGAAATCAGCAGGTTACGGAGGGACGCCGAGCGGTTGATTCGAAAATAGGGAAAGCCATCCTGTTATCCATCGGAACCGGCATGCTGCTCACAGGTCTTGGCATGATGACGAAGTGGGAGGGCATAGCTCTTGCCATCGGTGGATTAGGGATCATGATTCCGTTAATGCAGCAGCTGCTGCCTCGAGGGACGTTCCAGGTCAAATCCGGTTTACCGGCAGCGCTTGTAACCAGAGGATTGTATGTTGCTTGTTATTTTGCTACAGAAAGCTTCGTTATTTTGGGCCTGACCGAGATTAAGGGCATGGCGGCAGCTATCGCCGGCTTACTGGTCGCAGCGGGTTCCTTAAGCTGGTCTGGCGCAGCATGGCTGCAGGCCAGATTGGATGCAAAAGACAGGGGAACAGGGCGTAAGCAGCGAGTGATGCTGGGCATTGGGATCATGATCGGTGGAGTCATATTGGTCATGCTCGCTTTATTTTTACCGGGCACCGGCATCACGCTTATTCTAATCTCCCAGATCATTATTGGATTTGGTGTCGGTCTGGCGAACCCGACTACAGCTGTCATTGCGCTGCAGTATGCCGAATCCGGACATGAAGGCAAGATGTCTGCTAATCTACAGTTTGTCGATTCCTTCTATGTGGCTTTGAGTATTGGGGTAAGCGGCGCCTTGGTTGCATTAGCCGAGACGATGGGGTGGGGGATATCGACAGGAATTTTAATGGTGCTGACACTTCAGCTCCTGTTGGTTGTATTCAGCTTCTTGTCCTCGTTACGGATCTCTGTCCTTATTCGTGAGGAATATCAGGCTGCTGGTCAGCAAATAGATACACTTCCGATGTAA
- a CDS encoding FAD-dependent oxidoreductase encodes MDLQSGKLYWPTTVTNPPAYPKLDEDISCDVLIIGAGSSGAQSAHFLCDQGLSVVVVDKRKVGEGSTSTNTALIQYAGEKSFVSLRYTFGEEAAARHLKLCEQSINHMERISSTLPIDPDFIRRDSLYYASYQEDIASLKEEFALLQKHGFHVDLWDEQRIASVYPFRKSAALYYHNDAEMNPLKFVYGLLEKAKSQGVRIYEETEITGKRFEQDAAVFYTKDRREIRAKHVIIAAGYEDKDFKVEKNATLSSSYAVITKPVADLENWYKRTLIWETARPYVYMRTTPDHRIIIGGMDKDTAYAETRDSKMLASRDKLITEFGKLFPNIEVEPEYYLGAFYGGTHDGLPVIGQYDSYPHCYVIMAYGDNGTVYNGVLAKIVTDQILHGSSPDMDLYLQNRPLVEKRK; translated from the coding sequence ATGGATCTGCAGAGCGGCAAATTATATTGGCCAACAACGGTTACGAATCCGCCAGCCTATCCTAAGCTGGACGAGGACATCAGCTGTGATGTTCTCATTATCGGTGCAGGCAGTTCAGGTGCACAAAGTGCTCATTTTCTATGTGATCAAGGATTATCTGTCGTTGTTGTTGACAAGCGTAAGGTTGGTGAAGGCAGCACAAGCACCAATACCGCGCTGATTCAATATGCCGGGGAGAAAAGCTTTGTATCGCTCCGTTATACCTTCGGTGAAGAAGCGGCTGCTCGTCACCTTAAATTATGTGAACAGTCCATTAATCATATGGAGCGAATCAGCAGCACACTCCCAATCGATCCCGATTTTATCCGGCGTGATAGTTTGTATTACGCAAGTTATCAAGAGGATATCGCTTCATTAAAGGAAGAATTCGCCCTTCTTCAGAAGCACGGATTCCACGTTGATCTTTGGGATGAACAGCGCATAGCGAGTGTATACCCTTTCCGTAAATCGGCTGCGCTTTATTATCATAATGATGCGGAGATGAACCCGTTAAAGTTCGTGTACGGCCTTCTGGAGAAGGCCAAGTCACAAGGCGTGCGAATTTACGAGGAAACCGAAATTACAGGTAAACGTTTTGAACAGGATGCTGCTGTTTTTTATACCAAAGATCGCCGTGAAATTCGTGCCAAACATGTCATTATCGCTGCGGGTTATGAAGATAAGGATTTTAAAGTGGAGAAAAATGCGACGCTGTCCAGCTCTTATGCCGTCATTACCAAGCCGGTCGCTGATCTGGAAAACTGGTACAAACGCACGTTAATCTGGGAAACCGCTCGTCCATATGTCTATATGCGTACAACCCCGGATCATCGGATTATTATCGGCGGCATGGATAAAGATACAGCCTACGCCGAGACGAGAGATTCCAAAATGCTGGCCAGCAGAGATAAACTGATCACTGAGTTCGGCAAACTTTTTCCGAATATTGAGGTAGAACCAGAGTATTATTTGGGAGCCTTTTACGGCGGGACACATGACGGTTTGCCGGTGATTGGTCAATATGACTCCTATCCGCATTGTTATGTTATTATGGCATACGGTGACAACGGAACCGTGTATAACGGAGTTCTTGCGAAGATCGTCACGGATCAGATTTTGCATGGCTCCAGCCCGGATATGGATCTTTATTTGCAGAATAGACCGCTTGTTGAGAAAAGAAAATAA
- the map gene encoding type I methionyl aminopeptidase: protein MIAKTEEDFNGLKEIGRIVASIRDTLVERTVPGVTTKELDNLAGELFEKEGAISAPKSEYDFPGYTCISVNEEVAHGIPGDRVIKEGDIVNIDVSGSKNAYFADTGISFVVGQGEEVLTKICEAAKQAFEAGLKKANPGSKKSGLGKAVFLTARQHGFTVIRNLTGHGVGRAIHEAPDHIYNYNDTSDDELLKEGMVIAFEPFISTSEEEVYQKNDGWTFATKNSHVAQIEHTIILSKKGPIIITL, encoded by the coding sequence ATGATTGCAAAAACAGAAGAGGATTTTAATGGTTTAAAAGAAATTGGCAGGATTGTTGCTTCCATTAGAGATACGTTGGTTGAGCGGACCGTTCCGGGTGTAACGACAAAAGAACTCGATAATTTGGCTGGAGAACTTTTTGAGAAAGAAGGCGCCATTTCCGCTCCCAAAAGTGAATATGACTTTCCCGGTTATACATGCATTAGTGTCAATGAAGAAGTCGCACACGGGATTCCAGGTGATCGGGTCATCAAAGAAGGCGATATCGTCAACATTGATGTTTCCGGCTCCAAAAATGCATATTTCGCAGATACAGGCATTTCATTTGTTGTGGGTCAGGGAGAAGAAGTGTTAACGAAAATCTGTGAGGCAGCCAAGCAGGCTTTTGAAGCAGGATTGAAAAAAGCAAACCCCGGATCCAAAAAAAGTGGTCTTGGGAAAGCTGTTTTCCTGACAGCCCGCCAGCACGGATTTACGGTTATTCGTAATCTCACAGGGCATGGGGTTGGTCGTGCCATTCATGAAGCACCGGATCATATCTATAATTACAATGATACATCCGATGATGAGCTGCTAAAAGAAGGCATGGTAATTGCGTTTGAACCCTTTATCTCAACTTCCGAAGAAGAAGTGTATCAAAAAAACGACGGATGGACCTTTGCTACGAAGAACAGCCATGTAGCACAGATTGAACATACGATCATTCTTTCCAAAAAGGGACCGATCATTATCACGCTGTAA
- a CDS encoding glycoside hydrolase family 16 protein, which translates to MKSAACRERRLVYRRMGVLLLFIMLVSVLLGPGSTAQAAGKTITSMEYFSSADGPVISKSGVGKASFGFVMPKFNGGSAAWSEVNGDLGVNVKVGSQWVDIDQAENFTYNQNWGHWTDAGFQGYWFTLSSTTDVQLYSKANGIKLDYRLVFQNINETTITAMSPTQGPDIIASSTGGAGFTYPTFNNNPSVTYEAVAQDLKVYVKPVQSSTWIDIDNNASSGWIYDQNFGQFSEGGGGYWFNVTESIHVKLQSKTSDANIIYTITFNEPVRNSFVVTPYEGTTFTADGSGSIGIPLPKIGGSAPIAKELQNFVYQININGQWVDLSNSGQSKFTYSGNGYNPISDANQWGYWADHIYGLWFRPIQENMQIRIGYPLNGQPGGNVGSNYVNYTLIGNPDAPRPDGSDQEDISIGTPNNPVIEGMNLIWQDEFSGSSLDTSKWNIETGYYLNDDPGTWGWGNAEMQHYTTSPQNIFVQDGKLNIRATHSNQSFPQDPNRFAKYASGKVNTKDKLSLKYGRVDFRAKLPTGDGIWPALWMLPQDSVYGTWAASGEIDVMEARGRLPGTTSGTIHFGGQWPANQYAGGEYHFPAGQTIANDYHVYSVVWEPDNIKWYVDGKFFYKVTNQQWSSATAPNNPNAPFDEPFYLIMNLAIGGNFDGGRIPDASDIPATMQVDYVRVYKQQ; encoded by the coding sequence ATGAAATCAGCGGCTTGCAGGGAGAGACGATTGGTGTACAGAAGGATGGGTGTGCTGCTCTTATTCATCATGCTGGTCAGTGTTTTGCTAGGGCCTGGCTCAACGGCTCAGGCTGCCGGGAAGACGATTACATCCATGGAGTACTTTTCGTCTGCTGACGGACCGGTCATATCCAAATCGGGGGTGGGCAAGGCCAGTTTCGGGTTCGTGATGCCTAAGTTTAATGGGGGTTCTGCTGCGTGGAGCGAAGTGAACGGGGATTTAGGTGTTAATGTGAAGGTAGGAAGCCAATGGGTGGATATTGATCAGGCAGAAAACTTTACGTACAACCAAAACTGGGGTCACTGGACTGACGCAGGCTTTCAAGGATATTGGTTCACTCTCTCCTCAACAACCGATGTTCAATTGTATTCCAAAGCGAACGGAATAAAGCTGGATTATCGACTGGTCTTTCAAAACATTAACGAAACAACGATCACAGCAATGAGCCCTACACAGGGGCCTGACATCATTGCCAGCAGCACCGGAGGCGCCGGCTTTACGTATCCCACCTTTAACAATAATCCATCAGTCACCTATGAAGCCGTCGCTCAGGATCTCAAGGTGTATGTGAAACCTGTTCAGAGCAGCACGTGGATTGATATTGACAATAACGCATCCAGCGGCTGGATTTACGACCAGAACTTCGGCCAATTCTCTGAGGGTGGAGGAGGGTACTGGTTTAACGTAACCGAATCTATTCACGTCAAGCTGCAGTCCAAAACATCCGATGCGAACATTATTTACACCATTACATTCAATGAACCTGTGCGTAACTCATTTGTGGTTACTCCTTATGAAGGGACAACTTTCACAGCAGATGGAAGCGGTTCCATAGGTATCCCATTGCCCAAGATTGGCGGGAGCGCACCTATTGCGAAAGAATTACAAAATTTTGTATACCAAATCAATATCAATGGTCAATGGGTAGACTTAAGTAATAGTGGTCAAAGTAAATTTACGTATTCCGGCAATGGCTACAATCCGATTTCCGATGCCAATCAGTGGGGATACTGGGCCGATCATATCTATGGTCTGTGGTTTAGACCTATTCAGGAAAATATGCAAATTCGAATCGGCTATCCGCTTAACGGACAGCCCGGTGGAAACGTGGGCAGCAACTATGTGAACTATACACTCATTGGTAACCCGGATGCCCCACGTCCCGATGGTTCGGACCAAGAAGATATCTCCATCGGTACACCGAACAATCCGGTGATTGAAGGCATGAATCTTATTTGGCAGGATGAGTTCAGTGGTTCTTCGCTGGACACAAGCAAATGGAATATAGAAACAGGGTATTATCTCAATGATGATCCGGGAACCTGGGGTTGGGGCAACGCGGAGATGCAGCACTACACTACCAGTCCGCAAAATATTTTTGTTCAGGATGGAAAATTAAATATCCGTGCAACACATAGTAATCAATCATTCCCTCAAGACCCGAATCGTTTTGCGAAATATGCCTCCGGTAAGGTAAATACCAAAGACAAGTTATCCTTGAAGTACGGGCGTGTCGATTTCCGTGCCAAACTGCCTACAGGAGATGGCATTTGGCCTGCACTCTGGATGCTGCCGCAAGATTCGGTATATGGCACTTGGGCTGCATCAGGTGAAATTGACGTGATGGAGGCAAGAGGTCGTCTGCCTGGAACAACCAGTGGAACGATTCACTTTGGCGGGCAATGGCCTGCCAATCAGTATGCAGGGGGAGAGTATCACTTTCCCGCAGGACAAACTATTGCTAACGATTATCACGTATATTCTGTAGTTTGGGAACCGGACAACATCAAATGGTACGTGGACGGTAAATTCTTCTACAAAGTTACCAATCAGCAGTGGTCGTCTGCAACTGCACCGAACAACCCTAATGCTCCATTTGATGAACCGTTCTATTTAATCATGAACTTGGCCATCGGCGGTAATTTCGATGGTGGCCGCATTCCGGATGCTTCGGATATTCCTGCAACCATGCAGGTGGACTATGTTCGGGTATATAAACAGCAATAA
- a CDS encoding family 1 glycosylhydrolase translates to MKTIRTFPEGFLWGGAIAANQAEGAWNTAGKGISTADTAMNKKNIGDYKKQNAVNSEQLAAALQDQSTVNYPKRRGIDFYHRYPEDLALMGEMGIKTLRTSIAWTRIFPNGHETNANEEGLLFYDRLFDEMIKNGIEPLVTLSHYEMPMYLVDHYGGWTSREVVDFFVRFSTVVFNRYKDKVKYWITFNEIDGIVRHPFTNGGIVPDRFKNVELAVYQSLHHQFVASAYAVKLCHEIIPDAKIGCMLTSLLHYPHTCNPLDVLAAHKNNQFNLFFTDVQVRGAYPGYIERYFREQNIVIEKAAGDDELLNKYTADFISFSYYNSFVASADSEGLETVSGNTMGGIKNPYLPVSDWGWQIDPIGLRLALNNLYSRYQVPLFIVENGLGAYDTVEENGTIRDPYRIEYLRSHIEQMHEALLDGVEIIGYTVWGIIDLISYSSSEMEKRYGLIHVDQDNDGNGTLARRRKESFFWYQNLIANNGL, encoded by the coding sequence ATGAAGACCATCAGAACATTTCCCGAAGGATTTTTATGGGGCGGAGCAATTGCAGCGAATCAGGCTGAAGGAGCCTGGAACACAGCAGGGAAAGGCATATCTACCGCTGATACGGCAATGAATAAGAAAAACATAGGTGACTACAAAAAGCAAAATGCTGTAAACTCGGAGCAGCTCGCGGCAGCGCTCCAGGATCAATCTACCGTGAATTATCCGAAACGAAGAGGAATTGATTTTTATCATCGCTACCCGGAGGACTTGGCGTTAATGGGTGAGATGGGGATCAAAACGCTGCGCACTTCCATTGCGTGGACTCGGATTTTCCCGAATGGGCATGAAACGAATGCAAACGAAGAAGGGCTGCTTTTCTACGATCGTCTTTTTGATGAGATGATTAAAAATGGTATTGAACCTCTGGTGACCTTGTCTCACTATGAGATGCCGATGTATCTGGTCGATCATTACGGTGGATGGACATCCAGAGAGGTAGTCGACTTCTTTGTTCGCTTCAGCACAGTGGTGTTCAACCGCTACAAAGATAAAGTAAAGTATTGGATCACATTTAATGAAATTGATGGCATTGTGCGTCATCCGTTTACCAATGGTGGTATTGTTCCAGATCGGTTCAAGAATGTTGAGCTAGCAGTATACCAATCGCTGCATCACCAATTCGTTGCGAGCGCTTATGCCGTAAAGCTGTGCCACGAGATTATTCCAGACGCCAAGATCGGATGTATGCTGACAAGCCTGCTGCATTATCCTCATACATGTAATCCGCTGGATGTGCTGGCCGCTCATAAAAATAATCAATTTAATCTGTTCTTTACCGATGTGCAGGTGCGCGGCGCTTATCCAGGTTACATCGAGAGATATTTTAGAGAACAGAATATCGTTATCGAAAAAGCTGCGGGTGACGACGAATTGCTGAACAAGTATACCGCTGACTTCATATCATTCAGTTACTACAACTCCTTTGTGGCCAGCGCAGATAGCGAGGGCTTGGAAACGGTTAGCGGCAATACGATGGGAGGCATCAAGAATCCCTATCTGCCTGTCAGTGATTGGGGATGGCAGATCGATCCAATTGGTCTGAGACTCGCGCTTAACAATCTGTACAGCCGTTATCAGGTTCCTCTGTTCATTGTAGAAAACGGACTGGGGGCTTATGATACCGTTGAAGAGAACGGAACGATTCGTGATCCTTATCGTATTGAATACCTGCGTTCCCATATCGAACAAATGCATGAGGCGCTGCTGGATGGCGTTGAAATTATAGGCTATACCGTCTGGGGTATCATCGACCTGATCAGCTATTCTTCTTCGGAAATGGAAAAGCGTTATGGTTTAATCCATGTAGACCAAGATAATGACGGAAACGGCACACTTGCGCGAAGACGGAAGGAAAGCTTCTTCTGGTACCAAAATCTGATTGCCAATAACGGACTTTAA
- the licT gene encoding BglG family transcription antiterminator LicT, which produces MRVVKVLNTSIVLAKRNDNKEVIAMGRGIGFRSRPGDMIHDHEIEKVYVVENEGMSSDMTALMKETPKEYLILADEIISYAKQALSRDLSENLYFSLTDHLHMAAKRFKSNIQIQNRMLWEVQKFYPQEFLIGKQALKFIKDRLELDLPEEEAANIAFHLVNAQQTEQNMSQVMIMTNTVKDILNIIRIHYGIELDTLSINYSRFLTHLQFFVQRLLENTMLESKDDELLERISSKYPEESNCVSKINNYIGAKFERFMSNEERLYLIIHISRVMDRAH; this is translated from the coding sequence ATGAGAGTAGTTAAGGTTCTCAATACAAGCATTGTTTTGGCCAAGCGGAATGATAATAAAGAGGTTATCGCTATGGGCAGGGGAATCGGATTCAGAAGCAGACCCGGAGACATGATTCATGATCATGAGATTGAAAAGGTATATGTCGTTGAGAATGAAGGAATGTCCTCGGATATGACAGCGCTGATGAAAGAGACGCCGAAAGAGTATTTAATTTTGGCAGACGAAATCATATCCTATGCTAAGCAAGCGTTATCGAGGGATCTAAGCGAGAATCTATACTTCTCATTGACAGACCATCTTCATATGGCTGCCAAACGGTTCAAATCTAATATTCAGATTCAAAATCGCATGTTATGGGAAGTTCAGAAGTTTTACCCGCAAGAATTTCTCATCGGGAAACAGGCGTTGAAATTTATCAAAGATCGGCTCGAACTGGATCTGCCCGAGGAGGAGGCAGCCAATATTGCCTTCCATCTGGTCAATGCGCAGCAAACGGAACAGAACATGAGTCAGGTCATGATCATGACCAACACCGTGAAGGATATTCTTAATATCATTCGAATTCATTACGGAATTGAACTGGATACATTAAGCATTAACTATTCACGCTTTCTAACGCATCTGCAGTTTTTTGTGCAGCGGTTATTGGAGAACACGATGCTTGAATCCAAGGATGATGAACTGCTGGAACGAATTTCGAGTAAATATCCAGAGGAAAGCAATTGTGTTTCCAAGATCAACAATTATATTGGCGCGAAATTCGAACGATTTATGTCCAACGAAGAGAGATTGTATCTCATCATTCACATTAGTCGTGTGATGGACAGAGCGCATTAA